One window of the Nodosilinea sp. PGN35 genome contains the following:
- a CDS encoding cytochrome produces MARTVIGVMGPGDAATPAQLETAYALGYALASIGWVVLTGGRQVGVMDAACRGAQAAGGLTLGILPAADRAGMSAAVDIAIVTGLGDARNAVNVLSSQVVVACGLGPGTAAEIALALKAQRPVILMEMIPSAIALWQSLATGPLAMADTVEAAVAQIQQWLL; encoded by the coding sequence ATGGCCCGCACCGTAATTGGCGTCATGGGCCCAGGGGATGCAGCGACCCCGGCTCAGCTAGAGACAGCCTACGCCCTGGGGTATGCCTTGGCCTCTATCGGATGGGTGGTACTCACAGGCGGGCGACAGGTGGGCGTCATGGATGCCGCCTGTCGCGGAGCCCAGGCGGCGGGCGGCCTTACCCTGGGCATTCTGCCCGCCGCTGACCGAGCCGGAATGTCGGCTGCCGTAGACATCGCCATTGTGACGGGTCTGGGCGATGCCCGCAACGCCGTCAATGTGCTCTCCAGCCAGGTGGTGGTAGCCTGCGGCCTTGGCCCCGGCACCGCCGCCGAAATTGCCCTGGCCCTCAAGGCTCAGCGACCGGTTATCTTAATGGAGATGATCCCCAGCGCGATCGCCCTGTGGCAGAGTTTAGCGACTGGCCCCCTGGCGATGGCCGATACCGTTGAGGCTGCCGTCGCTCAAATCCAGCAGTGGCTGCTTTAG
- a CDS encoding cyclic nucleotide-binding domain-containing protein translates to MSVPVAALVQGLLGASSLLVGAILGIAWRPARSLTAAIMAFGSGTLLSAIAYDITLPAYQSSGFLPLVAGFALGGTLFTVIVSYIDNQGGFIRHPSSSRRFLYHHRQDEASEVLDRIGHIEVLHSLSPAEMQAIIPLLKPLQVEAGTVLCREGAPGDSMFLIVEGDAEIYKGPQWLAALGSGEIFGEMALLTGEERSATVVAKTPMELYELDKVDFDAMLTYAPQLSSGLSRILARRLRETTQSTAKPAPVDDDHWRRRVLDSVEVDIPISEQQFKELAQSSAPLAILVGTMIDNIPEALVIGFHVGTGHMGASFLMAVFISNIPEAMSSSIGMRQAGTSAGRILALWGGAVLLSGLVAMVGSQLVPVVSVWMLDMAKATAGGAILAMIASTMMPEAYEMGGGSVTFSTIAGFLVSFWLASSAF, encoded by the coding sequence ATGAGCGTTCCCGTTGCTGCGCTAGTTCAAGGGTTGTTGGGTGCCTCTAGTTTGCTGGTGGGGGCGATTTTAGGAATTGCCTGGCGACCCGCGCGATCGCTTACAGCAGCGATCATGGCCTTTGGCAGCGGCACTCTGCTCTCGGCGATCGCCTACGACATCACCCTGCCCGCCTACCAGAGCAGCGGTTTCTTGCCCCTGGTGGCGGGCTTTGCCCTGGGGGGCACCCTGTTTACCGTCATCGTCAGCTACATCGACAACCAGGGGGGCTTTATTCGCCACCCCTCGTCGTCGCGGCGGTTTCTCTACCACCACCGCCAGGACGAAGCCTCAGAAGTGCTCGACCGCATTGGCCATATCGAGGTACTCCACAGCCTGTCACCCGCCGAAATGCAGGCGATCATTCCCCTGCTGAAGCCGCTTCAGGTTGAGGCCGGCACCGTGCTCTGTCGGGAGGGTGCCCCCGGCGACTCTATGTTTTTGATTGTGGAGGGCGATGCGGAGATCTACAAGGGACCCCAGTGGCTGGCCGCCCTGGGGTCGGGGGAGATCTTTGGCGAAATGGCCCTGCTGACCGGCGAGGAGCGATCGGCGACGGTGGTGGCCAAAACCCCTATGGAGCTCTACGAACTCGACAAAGTCGATTTCGACGCCATGCTCACCTACGCTCCCCAGCTCTCCAGCGGGCTGAGCCGCATTCTGGCCCGGCGGCTGCGCGAAACCACCCAGTCTACGGCCAAGCCCGCCCCGGTGGACGACGACCACTGGCGGCGGCGGGTGCTCGACAGCGTGGAGGTCGATATTCCTATCTCAGAGCAGCAATTTAAAGAGCTGGCCCAGAGCTCGGCTCCCCTGGCCATTCTGGTGGGCACCATGATCGACAACATTCCCGAGGCGCTGGTGATTGGCTTTCACGTGGGCACAGGCCACATGGGGGCATCGTTTCTGATGGCGGTGTTTATCTCCAACATTCCCGAGGCCATGTCAAGCTCCATCGGCATGCGCCAAGCGGGCACCTCAGCCGGGCGCATTCTGGCCCTGTGGGGTGGGGCGGTGCTGCTCAGCGGCCTGGTGGCCATGGTCGGCAGCCAGCTGGTGCCGGTGGTTTCGGTGTGGATGCTGGATATGGCCAAGGCCACCGCCGGGGGGGCCATTCTCGCCATGATCGCCAGCACCATGATGCCCGAGGCCTACGAAATGGGCGGCGGCTCGGTGACGTTTTCGACCATTGCCGGATTTTTGGTCAGCTTTTGGCTGGCCTCGTCGGCGTTTTGA
- a CDS encoding alpha/beta hydrolase has product MNSLLASLGPWCWGAIAASGLLLASPAATAAESVTVRLGRLSQTVSLDDLQTFATTGEAPRSLRLYRPLLNATFQDMLQGEITLEPEVSQVILDEILQTPGGAQLLDTLRAIAPNLAAADLRVTLEQVSKAESGLTLLGILRAMPQNTLEIDVGTLLTLASQFRLAQMESKALSRVLRQDTAAAAEPMPLLGTDPFATGSSQVQRWELVLRDHSRDRSIPVDIYWSKDSHGPLVVISHGFGADRRFFAYLAEHLASHGLTVVAVEHPGSNVAALLSLPPDDLPPDDLPAAAPSRILPATEFLDRPLDISYVLNRMEKLNTYSYSLRDRINTDQVTFIGHSLGGYTGLALAGAALDLRSLEAYCQTLTPVSVSPADWLQCAAQDLPVKYANLRDDRITQLIVANPLTGVLFGEAGLSRVRVPTLVIAGTHDTVTPMASQQLRPFMQLGGSKHLVTVVGGSHLSVGDPNNLNADLGRIPFMPALPDVTTAPLRIFLQGVSLSFAMQQTDAAESYAPALSPAVAPAFSTTSLSLRLSQTVPEGLAAWPRLRQSGLHRQEGLISYLPSLLHLEALAIQDQFQALQRQMVAYLRHSPPSLTAVYWPFLLPSSPMQAQRPGNQSTSPQ; this is encoded by the coding sequence TTGAATAGTCTGCTCGCCTCCCTTGGGCCGTGGTGCTGGGGTGCGATCGCAGCCAGCGGGCTGCTGCTGGCCAGCCCAGCGGCGACAGCGGCAGAATCGGTCACGGTGCGGCTGGGGCGACTGTCGCAGACGGTGAGCCTAGACGACCTCCAGACCTTTGCCACCACCGGCGAGGCACCGCGCTCGCTGCGCCTCTACCGACCGCTGCTCAACGCCACCTTCCAGGACATGCTTCAGGGTGAAATTACCCTCGAGCCCGAGGTGAGCCAGGTTATTTTAGACGAAATTTTGCAGACGCCCGGCGGGGCTCAGCTGCTCGATACCCTGCGGGCGATCGCCCCCAATCTGGCCGCCGCCGACCTGCGCGTCACCCTGGAGCAGGTGTCGAAGGCAGAGTCGGGGCTAACCCTGCTGGGCATTTTGCGGGCCATGCCCCAAAATACCCTGGAGATCGACGTGGGCACCCTGCTCACCCTGGCCTCTCAGTTTCGCCTGGCGCAGATGGAGAGCAAAGCCCTCAGCCGGGTGCTGCGCCAGGACACGGCGGCGGCGGCGGAACCGATGCCGCTGCTGGGAACCGACCCCTTCGCCACTGGCTCCTCGCAGGTACAGCGGTGGGAGCTGGTGCTGCGGGATCACAGCCGCGATCGCAGCATTCCCGTCGATATCTACTGGAGCAAAGACAGCCACGGCCCCCTGGTGGTGATCTCCCACGGGTTTGGTGCCGACCGCCGCTTTTTTGCTTACCTGGCTGAGCACCTGGCCTCCCACGGCCTGACGGTGGTGGCGGTAGAGCACCCCGGCAGCAACGTCGCCGCCCTGCTGTCGCTGCCCCCCGACGACCTGCCCCCCGACGATCTGCCCGCCGCCGCCCCCAGCCGCATTTTGCCCGCCACCGAATTTCTCGACCGGCCCCTCGACATCAGCTACGTGCTCAACCGCATGGAGAAACTCAATACCTACTCCTACAGCCTGCGCGATCGCATCAACACCGACCAGGTAACCTTCATCGGCCATTCCCTGGGGGGCTATACGGGGCTGGCTTTAGCCGGAGCCGCCCTCGATCTGCGCTCCCTCGAAGCCTACTGTCAAACCCTCACCCCGGTAAGCGTCTCCCCCGCCGACTGGCTTCAGTGCGCCGCCCAGGATTTGCCCGTCAAGTACGCCAACCTGCGCGATGACCGCATTACCCAGCTGATTGTGGCCAACCCGCTGACCGGCGTGCTGTTTGGCGAGGCGGGGCTAAGTCGGGTGCGGGTGCCCACCCTGGTGATAGCTGGCACCCATGACACCGTTACCCCGATGGCCAGCCAGCAGCTGCGACCTTTTATGCAGCTGGGGGGCAGTAAGCACCTAGTTACGGTAGTGGGCGGCTCGCACCTCAGCGTTGGCGACCCCAACAACCTCAACGCCGACCTGGGGCGCATTCCTTTTATGCCAGCGCTGCCTGATGTCACCACGGCCCCCCTGCGCATTTTTCTCCAGGGGGTGAGCCTCAGCTTTGCCATGCAGCAGACCGACGCAGCGGAGAGCTACGCCCCGGCCCTCAGCCCCGCCGTCGCCCCGGCCTTTTCGACCACCAGCCTGTCGCTGCGGCTCAGCCAAACTGTCCCCGAGGGGCTGGCCGCCTGGCCGCGGCTGCGCCAGAGCGGGCTGCACCGGCAGGAGGGGCTGATCAGCTACCTGCCCTCACTGCTGCACCTGGAGGCCCTAGCCATTCAAGACCAGTTCCAGGCCCTCCAGCGCCAGATGGTTGCCTACCTGCGCCACAGCCCCCCCTCGCTGACGGCGGTGTACTGGCCCTTTTTACTGCCCTCGTCCCCGATGCAGGCCCAGCGACCCGGCAACCAATCGACCAGTCCCCAGTAG
- a CDS encoding pentapeptide repeat-containing protein, with product METPPSNSPSLDSHFPSEPVEMTAATLLERYAAGERDFRGIQLIGADLGHQNLSGANFRQSNLQNTIFTGATLVGANFREAKLTDVNFDQATLILANLIGADLADASLVECDLSEAGMRSANLVRATLSQAILRETNLNEAVLDHATLHRATLSEASLSRGRMLAADLEGANLEHANMTSALMNRAVLRGAVLVAAVLTGATLEGADFQEADLSRAKLTSTNLVNVNLSHANLRGANLSWSSLRGANLRGATLYRTRLSWSNLSGADLTDAVMINAKLDYTNLRRTDVQGTIMPDGYTMGSQD from the coding sequence TTGGAAACGCCCCCCTCTAATTCTCCATCCCTGGATTCCCACTTTCCCAGTGAACCCGTCGAAATGACTGCGGCGACCCTTTTGGAACGCTACGCAGCGGGAGAGCGAGACTTTCGCGGTATTCAGCTGATCGGTGCCGACCTGGGCCATCAAAACCTCAGCGGGGCCAATTTTCGCCAGTCGAATTTGCAAAATACCATCTTTACTGGGGCTACGCTGGTCGGGGCCAACTTTCGGGAGGCCAAGCTCACCGACGTCAACTTTGACCAGGCCACGCTGATTTTGGCCAACCTGATCGGAGCCGACCTGGCCGACGCCAGCCTGGTGGAGTGCGATCTGAGCGAGGCGGGCATGCGGAGCGCCAACCTGGTGCGGGCTACCCTCAGCCAGGCCATTTTGCGCGAAACCAACCTCAACGAGGCTGTGCTTGACCACGCCACCCTGCACCGGGCGACACTGAGCGAGGCCAGTCTCAGTCGGGGCAGAATGCTGGCGGCTGACCTGGAAGGGGCCAACCTGGAGCACGCCAACATGACCAGCGCCCTGATGAACCGGGCCGTGCTGCGGGGGGCCGTGCTGGTGGCAGCGGTGCTCACCGGAGCAACCCTGGAAGGGGCCGATTTTCAAGAGGCCGACCTGAGCCGAGCTAAGCTGACCAGCACCAACCTGGTGAATGTCAATCTCTCCCACGCCAACCTGCGGGGGGCCAATCTGAGCTGGAGCTCGCTGCGGGGGGCCAACCTGCGGGGGGCGACGCTGTATCGCACCCGCCTGAGCTGGTCAAACCTGAGCGGGGCCGACCTCACCGATGCGGTCATGATCAACGCTAAGCTCGACTACACCAACCTGCGGCGCACCGACGTGCAGGGCACCATTATGCCCGACGGCTACACGATGGGATCCCAGGATTAG